In Gossypium hirsutum isolate 1008001.06 chromosome D06, Gossypium_hirsutum_v2.1, whole genome shotgun sequence, one genomic interval encodes:
- the LOC107901868 gene encoding CSC1-like protein ERD4, translating to MEFSSFLTSLGTSFIIFIILMLLFTWLSAKRGNAVVYYPNRILKGLEPWEGGLKTRNPLAWIREALSSTEQDIINLSGIDTAVYFVFLGTVLGILVLSGVVLLLVLLPTASTDDEVKKNAKSTTSKGTFNDLDKLSMANIEERSPRLWAFLIAVYWVSLVTYVLSWKAYKRVSALRATALMSPEVKPEQFAVLVRDLPDVTPGQTRKEQVDSYFKSIYPDTFYRSLVVTNNKKVDKIWAELEGYRKKLARTEAIYEESIRKGNSEGKRPTNKTGFLGLCGKQVDSIEYYNEKIKKMTQKLEAEQKVTLREKQLGAALVFFTDRVTAALAAQSLHAQMVDKWTVTDAPEPRQLIWTNLTIKFFVRIVRQYMVYVLVFLTIVFYMIPIGFISAITTLENLRKLLPFLKPIVDQVQIKTVLEAYLPQLALIIFLALLPMFLLFLSKIEGIPSGSHVIRAASGKYFYFSVLNVFIGVTIGGTLFDTLKSVEEEPNSLVPLLAKSLPGNATFFITFVALKFFVGYGLELSRIVPLIIYHLRRKYLCKSEAEIREAWFPGDISYATRVPSDMLIITIVLCYSVIAPVIIPFGVLYFALGWLVLRNQALKVYVPSYESYGRMWPHMHTRIMGALLLYQVTMLGYFGVIQFYYTPILIPAPILSLLFYYVCRRKFYNAFCHTALEVASQELKETPNMELIFRSYIPPSLIPEKQEDEQFEGALSRVSRTGTFV from the exons ATGGAATTTAGCTCCTTTTTGACGTCCTTAGGGACTTCAtttataatattcataatttTGATGCTGCTCTTTACTTGGCTGTCGGCAAAACGAGGGAACGCGGTGGTGTATTATCCAAATCGGATCTTGAAAGGTTTGGAACCATGGGAAGGCGGTTTAAAGACACGAAACCCTTTGGCTTGGATACGAGAAGCCTTATCTTCTACTGAACAAGATATTATAAACTTGTCCGGGATTGACACTGCCGTCTACTTTGTCTTCTTGGGCACTG TACTGGGAATATTGGTTTTGTCTGGCGTGGTACTGCTTCTAGTTCTTCTACCCACTGCTTCAACTGATGATGAAGTAAAGAAAAACGCAAAGAGCACTACTAGCAAGGGGACTTTCAATGACCTAGACAAGTTGTCAATGGCGAATATTGAA GAGAGGAGTCCAAGGTTGTGGGCATTTCTGATAGCTGTATACTGGGTCTCTCTTGTCACCTATGTCCTTTCGTGGAAGGCTTATAAACGTGTTTCTGCACTAAGAGCTACTGCTTTAATGTCTCCTGAAGTGAAACCTGAGCAATTTGCTGTTCTTGTTAGAGACTTGCCTGATGTCACTCCAGGTCAAACTAGAAAGGAGCAGGTCGATTCGTATTTTAAATCTATCTATCCTGATACATTCTACAGATCACTGGTGGtaaccaacaacaaaaag GTTGACAAAATCTGGGCAGAATTGGAAGGATACAGAAAGAAGCTTGCACGAACTGAAGCAATATACGAAGAGTCGATAAGGAAAGGCAACTCGGAAGGGAAGAGACCGACCAACAAAACCGGCTTCCTTGGTCTCTGTGGTAAACAGGTAGACAGCATTGAGTACtacaatgaaaagataaaaaaaatgacacaaaaattGGAAGCTGAACAAAAGGTGACCCTCCGAGAAAAGCAGCTCGGAGCTGCTTTAGTTTTCTTTACCGACAGGGTAACTGCAGCCTTGGCTGCTCAAAGCCTGCATGCTCAAATGGTAGATAAATGGACAGTAACAGACGCTCCCGAACCTCGTCAACTTATATGGACCAATCTGACTATCAAGTTTTTCGTAAGGATAGTTCGACAATACATGGTTTACGTCCTCGTGTTTCTGACTATAGTTTTTTATATGATTCCGATTGGTTTTATCTCTGCAATCACAACCCTTGAGAATCTGAGAAAACTTTTGCCATTCTTGAAGCCAATTGTTGATCAGGTTCAAATAAAGACAGTACTAGAGGCATATCTTCCTCAGCTTGCACTCATTATATTCTTGGCATTACTACCCATGTTTCTTTTGTTTCTATCCAAGATAGAGGGAATTCCATCAGGGAGCCATGTAATAAGGGCTGCATCAGGgaagtatttttattttagtgtGTTGAATGTGTTCATTGGGGTTACTATTGGTGGAACTTTGTTTGATACATTGAAGAGTGTTGAGGAAGAGCCTAACTCCCTTGTTCCTTTGCTGGCAAAAAGTCTTCCAGGCAATGCAACTTTCTTCATCACATTTGTGGCTCTAAA GTTCTTCGTCGGTTACGGGCTTGAGCTTTCCCGAATAGTTCCTCTAATCATATATCATCTGAGAAGGAAATATCTTTGCAAGAGTGAAGCAGAGATAAGAGAAGCTTGGTTTCCTGGAGATATTAGCTATGCCACTAGAGTTCCTAGTGACATGCTTATCATCACCATTGTTCTGTGCTACTCAGTTATAGCTCCTGTGATCATCCCATTCGGAGTACTTTACTTCGCCTTGGGTTGGCTTGTTCTCCGGAATCAGGCACTCAAAGTCTATGTTCCATCTTATGAGAGCTATGGAAGAATGTGGCCACACATGCATACACGAATAATGGGTGCCCTGCTGTTATACCAAGTTACTATGTTGGGTTACTTTGGGGTGATTCAGTTCTACTATACTCCCATCCTGATTCCGGCACCGATATTGTCTCTGCTCTTCTACTATGTCTGTAGAAGGAAATTCTATAACGCATTTTGTCACACGGCTCTTGAAGTTGCTAGCCAAGAGCTGAAGGAAACTCCGAACATGGAACTGATATTCAGATCGTATATCCCGCCGAGCTTGATTCCTGAGAAGCAAGAAGATGAGCAGTTTGAAGGTGCTTTATCTCGTGTTTCAAGAACAGGAACATTTGTTTGA